The genomic DNA CACTCGTTTTATCAATTGTGTTAAAGAAAGCAAACGTCCTGCGTTTGAAGGCATAGCGATTGCTGAAGTGCGTAATGCGACGGTTTCCGTTGCACTTGGCGAAAAAGAAATGCTAGCCAGTATGGTGGTGACCGGTGCCTATGGGGGGCGTGGTCTACGTGGCAATGAGTTGGTGCATGCCCTAGCACAGGCCAGTGTTCTCAAAGGCATCAATAAACTGGCGCTAAAAAAAGTGCTGTTAGTGAGTAGCCAATTAAAACCGGGTGAAGTGTTTACTCAGCCCGTAGCGCGAGGCAAGGAGCCAATCCAAGGGCGTGATACTCAATTTGTTCCATTAGTGGAAGATGTCTCGAAGCGTGTGCTGCGCCCTCAGCAAAAAGCGGGTGAAAGCAAACTCGATATGCGCAACTTAGGTGAAACCATCACAGTCGGTGAAAATGATCCTGTGATGCGTCGTTTGCCCGCGACTAAAGGTGAAATGGGTTATACCGTTCAGGGTAAGCAGATCCCACCCAAACCCGGTAAGGAATCGGCTTTGGTTGCAGGTAAAGGTACTCATATCTCACCCAATGACCCCAATTTATTACTCGCTAGCCAAGCGGGCATGCCTATTATCAAAAAGAACACCATAGAAGTGGATAGTGCGCTTTGCCTCAATCATGTCAGTGTGGCCACTGGGCATATCCGTTTTAAAGGCAATGTCGTGATTACTGGGGATATTGAACCTGGAATGATTGTTCGCGCGACGGGGTCGATTACAGTTGGTGGTTTTATTGAATCCGCCAATGTTCAAGCGCAAGGTGATATTGAAGTCGGCAAAGGCATCATAGGCCATATGGTGACGGATGACGAAGAGCGTAGCTGTGTTGTGAAATCAGGAGGCTGTATTCGCGCTAACTATGCGCAGTATGTTGAGCTACAAGCCGCAGACTCGATCCATCTTGGGGTACACAGTATCGGCAATATTATTCGCTGCGGGAACGATCTGACAGTACTCGATAGCAAAATGACTCAAGGCACCTTAAGCGCAGGGAGCGCCAAAGTTGGTGGTAAAGTGCTCTGCTTTAATCTCGGTGTGGAGGGCGACACAGCAACCCATGTTGAGGCTTTTGCGCGTTACCAAAACTATAAAGAAAGAATCAACAAACACAAAGATCTTTACAAGCAAGCGCAAGACACCACTATGGTACTGATTCGCCGTGAAATTGAGTTCAAAAAACGCCCCAAAGCGGAGCGTAGTGATGAAGAGGCTCAAGATATCGAGACCGAGAAAGCCGATGCTGCGACTCAGATGGAAAAAATTAAACTCGCCTTGGATATGCTCAATGAAGAGTTTGAGCAGCAGTTATTGGAAAATACGGTGGAGGCGAAAAATAAAGTTTTTACCCATGTCACTATCCAGTTTGGTGATGAAAAAGTATTGACCAAACGTGAACATGGCGCTTCGATTTTTAGCTTTAATCAATACGATATTAAACTCTCTTCGCTATTGGAATCCGAAGATATTGGGATTTGAGCGATAAAAGGGCACTTAAGTGCCCTTAGCTTGAAAAGCATACATATCATCATTGTTTGCTCAAAGAATTACTCTATTGAATAGGCGTTTTCGTCACACCACTTTCTTTACTCGCGATGAAGTGTAAAAATTGTCCGTTTTCAAATTCTACACCCTGAACGAATTTATTATTCTGGTAGTCTTCATGGTGGTGGACATCAATAGCTAAGACTTTATTGGCATACAAA from Vibrio tarriae includes the following:
- a CDS encoding DUF342 domain-containing protein; its protein translation is MWKEILEFTPDKQKVIAKLGAQGAAKALNRSELPMVLAQIGAGKLFILDEEVTRFINCVKESKRPAFEGIAIAEVRNATVSVALGEKEMLASMVVTGAYGGRGLRGNELVHALAQASVLKGINKLALKKVLLVSSQLKPGEVFTQPVARGKEPIQGRDTQFVPLVEDVSKRVLRPQQKAGESKLDMRNLGETITVGENDPVMRRLPATKGEMGYTVQGKQIPPKPGKESALVAGKGTHISPNDPNLLLASQAGMPIIKKNTIEVDSALCLNHVSVATGHIRFKGNVVITGDIEPGMIVRATGSITVGGFIESANVQAQGDIEVGKGIIGHMVTDDEERSCVVKSGGCIRANYAQYVELQAADSIHLGVHSIGNIIRCGNDLTVLDSKMTQGTLSAGSAKVGGKVLCFNLGVEGDTATHVEAFARYQNYKERINKHKDLYKQAQDTTMVLIRREIEFKKRPKAERSDEEAQDIETEKADAATQMEKIKLALDMLNEEFEQQLLENTVEAKNKVFTHVTIQFGDEKVLTKREHGASIFSFNQYDIKLSSLLESEDIGI